The DNA window CAATACATCATGTGTATTGCCGTGCCCCTTCTTTTCCACATGTGTGCTTGTTTCTTCACCAACTACTTGGTATGTCTTCTTTGTCGTTTTTCACTGAAATGTTGagctcactttttttcagctgcCCAAAGGCTACTTGTCGTAGAAGACAAATCTTCACTATTTCTCCACCAATTCCATTCACAATCGAACCTCCCAAGGTGACGGCAATTGTGAAGCCGGGAGGTCCAGTAAAGCAGATTCCATGATGAACATTATTATTTGGTCATGATAAACTAAATTTCCGCCAAAACTTTATAAGTAAAGTCTACGAACAACAAGCCTTTCACTAGTAAACCAGAACTGCTAAGGTAAGAGTTCGTGCAAAAACTAGGcgtttttctcaaaacatGTCGAGAAACcaagaggaaagagaaattgACAAAAACCTTGTTcatgaggaaaaaatcctgaagaaCGTTCTTCCGAGCTGAACGGGCGGAGCGCAAAgtttgcgcattgcaacaaaaatcatcgcaaaaaaaagcgtcCGGAATcctccgtttacactgatacatgaagagatggacggaatcactacCTTTCttacaatctacgaccccgtatagacatTACCCACCTGTTACCACACCGCCCCGGATTCgagaggtgatgcctttaagaatatTTATACCAAGATGTTTATAGCGATCACGGCCTTCTCCACACCAATTTAGAATAAACTTTGCCGCAGATAGCTTGCTACAGGACGCAGAGTAGCCTCCGTGCAAAGATTTGATTCGATTACTCATTGTGTCGATTCCACTGGTTTCTGTTTGAGGCTAAAGACTGAGCAAGGAGATGCTAGCTGGCATTTTAGCGTATGCCGATAACAAATCTTTTATCATTTGGGAAGGAGATCTCcgttttattaatttgttgtttttatgctttttttcctgagctCGGCTTGATTAGCACAAGCCGAGGTTTATCATTGCATTCATTTGTCTTTTCAGTTCCAGAGTGCCAATAGGTAGAGAAAAAGATGCcgcattttttgaagaaggaagTGCTCTGGAAAAAAGGATGCAACAAGGATTTGTGTAAACTACATCACATCTTGATCACCTTCAGCACATGTTAGTACATTTTCCTCACCTCCACTGCATGACACTTGTAACATATGAATTCAATGACAATGCCAGCATTAACCTTGCCAACAAATCTGACctgatgagggaatccgctAGAGATGGGCTTGTAGACtgtgggatcaggggtggttccgctcacctttcCCCAATCGTCCTAGAATAAActggaaccgctttagttcgtACGAGGTACGCTAGAACGCTATTCTATGTATGCGTTCTTGTCCCCTCAACAACGTATTCATTGCTctcttgaataggcagtcgaggagaattCACTGGTTGGTGCGGCTGGATCCGGCTCTTGGGAGAGATGAGCCACACTGATTCCGCAACCTACCCCCCCATCTCTAGTTTGTCCAGCGGTTTCCCTAATTACGTCAGATTCTTGGTATGCGcattaatattataaatattccTCAAACTCCCCTCTCTCCTTGCATATCGTTGACATCGATTCAACTACGCAAGAgcacaaaaaaatcgatagatTTCCAAACTATACTTGGTCGTGCTCAGTTGTTAGATACGTAGCTCGTTTTCGACTGATTGAAAagcttttgtttattttatttcatcgaaaaaaCGTTTCTCGCTTCTGGCTGCCCAAGGTCAGCTTGTCGCAGGTGTACTGATGGGCCAGCGGCGATTTTTCTCTGCATATGCATATCTCATGCGTCTCATGCATATCGTTGAACAAGGAGATTTTTTGCGACAATATATACCACGAATATTCTACAATTTAGTTTTGGTCCTCAATGTGACACATGCATAGCAAACTCAACTTTTGCAAATTTCTGCCGGATGCAGCGCCTGCCAGATCGCGAACTTTCGACAACAAACCTCTATCTAGGCATTATACTAGaatactactactacttactCTTCACGTTCATATCTACCGTTTAAATCACACACATGTTATTCCTGTCATACGCTATCAtcttaaaaacaaaacgaaggctataaaaaggccagaatcggtTAAGAAACTCCACTGGAAGTATGTCTTCAATTCCGCCTGGTGATATCAACACCCAGCCTAATGCGAAGATTGTCTTCAACGCTCCGTACGACGACAAGCATACCTATCACATCAAGATCATCAACTCATCTGGACGTCGCATTGGATGGGCTATCAAGACGACAAACATGAGGAGACTCGGTGTCGACCCTGCATGCGGTGTTCTTGACCCCAAGGAGGCCACCCTCATGGCCGTTTCCTGCGATGTGTTCGATTACGGTCGTGAGGTGAAGTCTACCAGAGCGCGGGTATGAATATATAAGTGCATTCAATGTCTTTTTCTCAGGACACGAACAACGACCGTATTACCGTAGAATGGTGCAACACTCCAGAAGGAGCTGCGAAACAGTTCCGTCGAGAATGGTTCCAGGGCGATGGTATGGTGCGCAGGAAGAACCTTCCCATCGAGTACAACCCTTAATTGCCATTTGATAAAGATGTGGATTTTCATGTTGCTGCTAGTATAAAGACGCAGCATAAATAACATGTTCTGAATCACGAAAGAATCATAACAGTCACATGTTGATGTCGGAGTAGTAATCAGTCGTTCACACGCAGGAGGCAGATGGCGTAAAAAGCATGGGATCATGTGAGGACAAATATCATATAGtatcaatataatataatatcataatataatatataatataatataatataatatataatataatatatataatatcataTCAAATATCATATATCATAGCAATATCATGTgtggcaatgtggcaaatgaGATGATATTAATCGGGTAACTGAGATTGTCGAAGAGAATGTGTGAAATGTCCGCCGAAATCATTCTTTAAGGCTGTTCTGTTTAACGGAAACTATAGCATTAAGACTTCTATTCCGgtggtggtttcgctcatcccgaaaaggaagagaaattgaAGCCTCATTTTAGGATGGGCGGAGAAAATCCTGCGAAGGCCTACTCAGCAGGAACTGAACTCACGACACAGTGTGCTCTGTGTGAAACGACACTACATGTACTTAGAAGAAGTACCTAAAATTAATTCCTATAAGTACTAGTATTCAACAAGTTACACTGATGAAAGTGAATATGCAAATTTCAAATCGACGTTCCAAGGAAGataggaaattttcaaattttgttttcaaaactaGAATTTCTATGAGAAGTGTGGGGTTTTTATTTGGGCGATTTTGCATATTAAAATTAGATGAAGCtcatttttctccaattcCTTGCCCCTGAAAAAAACGGTCTTTATCTatacgaggtgcgttagaacgcgttAACCTTGAACACGGGTCGCGTCCACGAAATAGCACCGGCGCCACAACGCTCAAtatgggatgcgacgggtccgccggcgtcggattggtgcaccggcgccacAACGTTCAataaggggtgcgacgggtccgccTGCGTCGGATTGATGCACCGGCGCCACAACGCtcaatatggggtgcgacgggtccgccggagtcggattggtgcaccggcgccacAACACTCAatatgggttgcgacgggtccgccggcgccagatacctataggaggggctGCGACgggatctgacgtggaacgttatcttcatcagaagcatgatgtctttcacgtcattttatgccaaaacattattctttgataactgttcatagaaaacaggaagaaaacgcatatttcgcgtgatactgcctataatatattgataaggagtgtttgaagctgaagttcgaatgttcttcaaatgcagagctgacgcgtttagaagactatgaaatcttttgctttcagttataatataaaaaaggaaagaaagattgttggagatacacaagtccaatgtcatagaactaataacactaatattaattttcgttgatcagtaaaggcgagcgaagaaaccccacagaaagtctgaagtccggcttaaGCCGAACGCTCAGAGTGATTCTGTaataactgttggggaaacAAAAGGGAAacctatactttgagtaatgatttcaagtcgtgtctatattacattggtatcgaaggagtgcttaaaggtgaagtgtgagtgttctccaaatgtagaactgacgcgtttagaaagaaaactatgaaatctttcgccaaaatttcctttaagaaaaagaagaagacgttgttagaaaaatacaattctaatttacagaaaatgtcactattattaatttattttcattaatcagtgatggcgagTAGAGCgaaaaccacagaaagtctgaagtccggttcAGATTCGTTCAAGTTCgtgttcagactggtatacaATAACGAGCTTGTTCTGTcacgcgcgtgtgtgtgtgtgtgtgtgtgtgtgtgtgtgtgtgtgtgtgtgtgtgtgtgtgtgtgtgtgtgtgtgtgtgtgtgtgtgtgtgtgtgtgtgtgtgtgtgtgtgtgtgtgtgtgtgtgtgtgtgtgtgtgtgtgtgtgtgtgtgtgtgtgtgtgtgtgtgtgtgtgtgtgtgtgtgtgtgtgtgtgtgtgtgtgtgtgtgtgtgtgtgtgtgtgtgtgtgtgtgtgtgtgtgtctcacgaaattcgaaaaatggggtgcgacgggtccaatggcgtcggagcgtcggattggtgcgcaggcgccagatagctacaatATGGGGTGTGACAGGTCCCGCGGTGTCGGTGCCAAATAGCTACAAAATGGAGTGTGACGGGTTCAACGGCGTCGAAATAGTTGCGCAATATCTTTGtttgcatgtcgcaaaaggtaaatgggacttTTCGTAGCCGTGCCCATTGGGCGCAttacttttcacctttatgactccttaGCACGTGTAATTCCCTGTACGTTTGCTAcaagttggtaacatgccttcctcagaaagtagaaacacgcatgcaaacgactgctcaaatagtagcgaacagttcacatgatctgacgtagaacgttatctttatcactatcttccacgtcattttgtgctaaaacATCTTTCTTTGATATCTCTCGGGTAGatacaggaggaaaacccaaatttcggGCAATACtctcaaattgtgtctacattataaAGGTATCGatagagtgtttgaagctgaagtttgaatgttctccaaatttagaagtgacgcgtttagaaagaaaacaatgaaatctttc is part of the Necator americanus strain Aroian chromosome V, whole genome shotgun sequence genome and encodes:
- a CDS encoding hypothetical protein (NECATOR_CHRV.G19598.T2) — translated: MILVTCILSAILMSDVKAVNVDNLSIIPNLSCTTIFCKSGYKCVMLVPDDCVGCQPFPRCVQQECNTSCVLPCPFFSTCVLVSSPTTCCPKATCRRRQIFTISPPIPFTIEPPKVTAIVKPGGPVKQIP
- a CDS encoding hypothetical protein (NECATOR_CHRV.G19599.T1) — translated: MSSIPPGDINTQPNAKIVFNAPYDDKHTYHIKIINSSGRRIGWAIKTTNMRRLGVDPACGVLDPKEATLMAVSCDVFDYGREDTNNDRITVEWCNTPEGAAKQFRREWFQGDGMVRRKNLPIEYNP